A single Magnetococcales bacterium DNA region contains:
- the znuB gene encoding zinc ABC transporter permease subunit ZnuB: MEDLFLLLPWLAGLGVAAVTGPLGCFVVWRRMAYFGDTMAHSALLGVALGLFLGAPPVAGVVVVCSAIALALVGLQHHPRFSGDTLLGILSHSALSLGLLALAFMPWVRTDLMGYLFGDLLAVSLEEVIWIYGGGVVVLVVLSRIWNPLLAMTLHEDLARAEGIAVKRIRLLFMLLIALVIAVAMKLTGILLVTSLLIIPPAGARHFARSPEQMAVLSVLFGTLSVTMGLWASLHLDTPSGPSIVIAAMLLFLGGFFWRGRKVGVIRL; the protein is encoded by the coding sequence ATGGAGGATCTGTTTCTGCTGTTGCCGTGGCTGGCGGGTTTGGGAGTCGCAGCTGTAACCGGACCCCTGGGCTGTTTCGTGGTCTGGCGCCGCATGGCCTATTTCGGCGACACCATGGCTCACAGCGCCCTTTTGGGGGTGGCTCTGGGGCTTTTTCTGGGCGCCCCGCCGGTGGCGGGTGTAGTGGTGGTGTGCAGCGCCATCGCCCTGGCCCTGGTCGGCTTGCAGCACCATCCGCGTTTTTCCGGCGACACCCTGCTTGGCATCCTCTCCCACAGCGCCCTCTCCCTGGGTCTTCTGGCCCTGGCGTTCATGCCCTGGGTGCGCACCGATCTCATGGGGTACCTCTTCGGCGATCTGCTGGCGGTCTCCCTGGAGGAGGTGATCTGGATCTACGGCGGGGGCGTGGTGGTTCTGGTGGTCCTCTCCCGCATTTGGAACCCACTGCTGGCCATGACGCTCCATGAAGATCTGGCTCGGGCCGAAGGCATCGCCGTCAAACGCATCCGGCTGCTTTTCATGCTGCTCATCGCCCTGGTAATCGCGGTGGCCATGAAGCTCACCGGAATTCTGCTGGTAACCTCGTTGTTGATCATTCCCCCGGCGGGAGCCCGCCATTTCGCCCGCAGTCCGGAGCAGATGGCGGTGTTGTCGGTTCTGTTCGGCACCTTATCGGTGACGATGGGACTCTGGGCCTCTCTTCATCTGGACACCCCTTCCGGTCCCTCTATCGTCATTGCGGCCATGCTGCTCTTTCTGGGCGGCTTTTTCTGGCGGGGACGCAAGGTGGGGGTTATTCGGTTGTAA